GACGGTACAAGAAGATGATCTTGCCCACCTTGAACACGAACAGCGCCAGCGGCGGGATCGCGAAAATCAACAGCGGCGGGTCGACCCGCGTCGGCACGATGATCATCGCCGCCGACCACAACAGCGCGCCGACGGTGAAGAAGATGTTCATGCCGTCCGCCACCCACGGCAACCAGCCCGCGAGGAAGTGGTAGCGCTGGCCACGGGTCAGCTCGGTGTCCTTGCCGCGCAGCAGGCTGGCAGTGTGGCGCTTGATGATCTGGATCGCGCCGTAGGCCCAGCGGAAACGCTGCTTCTTGAAGTCGATAAACGTATCGGGCATCAGGCCCTTGCCGTAGCTGTCGTGGTAATACGCCGCTGACAGACCTTTCTCGAACACCCGCAGGCCCAGTTCGGCGTCTTCGCAGATGCACCAGTCGGCCCAGCCGAGTTCTTCGAGCACCGAGCGACGGGTCATGGTCATGGTGCCGTGCTGGATGATCGCGTCGCGGTCGTTGCGGGTGACCATGCCGATATGGAAGAAGCCTTTGTATTCCGCATAGCAGAGCTTCTTGAACGTGCTTTCGTTCTGGTCGCGGTAATCCTGGGGCGACTGCACCACGGCGATTTTCGGGTCGGCGAAGTGCGGCACCATGTGCTTGAGCCAGTTAGGCGACACGCAGTAGTCCGAGTCGATCACCGCGATCACTTCGGCATCCTTGGCGGTATGCGGGATCAGGTAGTTCAGCGCGCCGCCCTTGAAACCGGCCAGGGGCGCGACGTGGAAGAACTTGAAGCGCGGGCCGAGGGTTTCGCAGTAGTCGCGCACCGGTTCCCATACCGCGGGGTCTTTGGTGTTGTTGTCGATGATCAGGACTTCGTAGTCCGGGTAATCGAGGGCAGCCAGCGCGTCGAGGGTCTGTTTGACCATATCAGGCGGCTCGTTGTAGCACGGCACGTGGATCGACACTTTGGGGCGGTAGTGCGAATCCCCTTCAACCGGTAGGAATTCACGGCGACGCTTGTGGGTCCAGACTGCTTCCGCCAGTTCGTGGGCTTCGGTCAGCAACACGATAAACACGCCGAGGGCGCCAAGCGCCAAGAGGATACCCACGGTGACACTGAACCAGGTGCTGTATTGCTGGCTGTAGTCGTAGCCGATCCACACCAGTACCGAGCCGCACAGGAACGCGATAAAGGTCAGGAAGGTCCGGCCACGCTGGCGCAGGGCCGAGCCGTCGATCATCAGCAGGGTCAGGGACAGCAGTGCCAGCACCACCGAGCCGATGGCCAGCACGCGCCATTGCGGGATGGCGACCACAGGGCCTTCAAAGTTGAATTTCTGCTGGCGCGCGGCGTTGAACACGCCCCAATAGGCGCCCGCCGAGCCTTCGTCGCTGACTTTCCACGGCTGGTCGAAAGCCTCGATCACAAAGTAGTTGTAGCCCTGGCGATTGAGCTTGTTCACCAATGTACGCAGGTAAATCGCCTGGTCCGCCGGGGAGGTTTCATTACCCCCGCGCATACGTCCGTTGCTCGGCCAGCCAACTTCCGACAGCAGCAGCGGCTTTTTCGGGAACAGTTTTTTCAGATCCTTGGCCCGGTCGAGTACGTACTGGCCAGCCTTGTCCATCGGGATGTATTCCCAGAACGGCAGGATGTGCGCGGCGATCAGGTCGACGTGCTTGGCCAGTTGCGGGTTCTTTTCCCAGATGTGCCATTGCTCGGAGGTGGTCACCGGTACTTTTACCGCGCCACGCACCCGGTCCAGCAGCACGATCAGTGCCTCTGGGGTGATTTCTTCGCGGAACAGCGCTTCGTTGCCGACCACCACGCGCACAACACTGCGCGAGCTGTTGGCGATCTCGATGGCGCGCTGGATTTCTCGCTCGTTACGCTCCAGGTCCGGGCTGATCCAGATCCCCAGCGTGACGCGCAGGCCGAATTCTTCCGCCAGCTTGGGGATATCCCCCAGGGTGCCGTCGACCGAGTAGGTACGGATGTTGTCCGTCAGCTTGCTCATGATCGCAAGGTCTTGACGCATCTGTTCGTCGGTGGGGTACTGGTCTTTCTGTGGGAACTGGCCTTGCTGGAACGGCGAGTAGGAAAAACCGGAGATTTGCTCAGGCCAGTTGGGAGCAGTGACCGGGCGGTTGATCAGCGCCCAGAAACCGGTGAAGAGCGCGGCAATTGCCAGCACGATCACCAGGTTGAGTCCAAATTTACGCGATGCCATGGTTATGTCGGGTTCCAAAGGGTGTGGAACGAAAAGAGGTGTCGGCCTGCACCGAACGGCGCGCATCCTACACCGGCCTTTCCCTGAGCGTACAGCAGACAGAGAAAAGCCGGACGTTAGTCAGCGAAAGGTCATCTAAGTTCTTTACTTGTAGCTTGTCGCTTCGAACTTGTCGCTCGGTAGTCCATAATGCGCGCCGGTTTTTGGGGTAATGGTCATGAGTACAGAAGATCCGCGGTTTGCAGGCGTCGCCCGCTTGTATGGCATAGAAGGCCTGGAACGCTTGAAAGCGGCCCATGTGGCGATCGTCGGCGTCGGCGGCGTGGGTTCCTGGGCGGCGGAAGCCATCGCCCGTTGCGGGGTAGGCGAGATTTCGCTGTTTGACCTGGATGACGTCTGCGTCAGCAACAGCAACCGCCAACTGCACGCATTGGATAGCACCGTGGGCAAGCCCAAGGTCGAGGTAATGGCCGAACGCCTGCGCAGCATCAACCCCGATTGCACCGTGCACGCGGTGGCGGATTTCGTAACCCGTGACACTATGGCCGAATACATCACGCCGAACATCGATTGCGTGATCGATTGCATCGACGCTGTGAACGCCAAGGCGGCGCTGATTGCCTGGTGCAAGCGTCGCAAGATCCAGATCATCACCACCGGCGGCGCTGGAGGCCAGATCGACCCGACGTTGATCCAGGTGTGCGACCTGAACCGCACCTTCAACGATCCGCTGGCCTCGAAGGTGCGCTCCACCCTGCGCCGTGACTACGGCTTCTCCCGCACCGTGACCCGCCATTACAGCGTGCCGTGCGTGTTTTCCACCGAGCAGCTGCGTTATCCCAAGCCGGACGGTAGCATCTGTTTGCAGAAGAGTTTTGTGGGGGATGGCGTGAAGTTGGACTGCGCCGGTGGGTTTGGCGCGGTGATTATGGTGACGGCCACGTTCGGTATGGTGGCGGCGACCAAGGCGGTGGACAAGATTGTGGCCGGGGTGCGCAGGCCTTCGGAGCGGGTCAAGCCCGCCTAGATCTTACTGTCGCACCGACCCTCTCCCATTAGTTTTGTGTATGGCTCAGGTGGCGCATGCGCTGCAAGACTGCATTCAAGCCATTGCTGCGCGATGGCGACAGTTGGCGGGAAAGCCCAAGTTGATTAAACCAGTCGGGCAGGTCGACCGCCTGCAACTGCGCCGCCGACAACCCATTGACCCGCGCCAGCAGCAACGCCACCAACCCGCGAATCATCCGCGCATCGCTGCTCGCGGCAAACTGCCAATGACCGTCCTGCAAACGCCCCACCAACCACACCAGGCTTTCGCAGCCTTGGACCAGGTTGGCGTCGACCTTCTCGTCATCGGCTAAAACCGGCAGTCGTTCGCCCCATTGCATCAGCATCCGCGCACGCTGCTCCCAACTACCTACGGCCTGAAACGCTTCCAGCGCGGCGGCTGCATCTACCGGCAAGCTCATCGCAACATATCCAATGCCTGGTCCAGCGCGTCAAAGAAGCGCTCCAGGTCATCCGAATCGTTGTACAGCGCCAGGGACACGCGGATCGCCCCCGACAGCTGCATCGCCTTGAGCAGCGGCATTGCGCAATGATGGCCGGCGCGTACGGCAATGCCTTGCTCGGTCAGCAGGTGCGCAAGGTCAGCGTTATGCACGCCCTCGACCACAAAGCTGACCAGCGCCACCTGCGGCGCGCCCAGCACGTGCACGCCATTGCGCGCCTTCAGGCCGCGCAGCAGGTAGTCATGCAGGGCCGCTTCATGGGCGATGACCGCTTGCTGATCCAGCGAGCTCAGGTAGTCCAGGCTGGCGCCCAGACCAATCACGCTGGCAATCGGTGGCGTGCCGGCCTCAAAGCCCAGCGGTGCCGGGCGGAAGCTCGCGCTGTGGTAGTCGGCCTGCTGCACCATCTCACCGCCGAACTGCCAGTGGCGCAGGTGATGCAGGGCTTCGTTGCGGCCGTAGAGCACGCCGACGCCGTCCGGGCCGTAGAGCTTGTGGCTGGAGAAAACATAGAAATCGCAACCCAACGCTTGCACGTCGTGGCGACCGTGGACAATGCCCTGGGCACCGTCGATCACGGTGAGGGCGCCGTGTGGCTGGGCCAAAGCCAGTAAGGCGTGCAGCGGTTGCCAGGCGCCAAGCACGTTGGACAGCTGGCTCACCGCCAGCAGGCGCGTACGGGGGCCGATCAACTCGGCGGCGGCGCGCAGGTCGATCACGCCGTCGTCACCGAGTGGCAATACCAGCAGTGTGAGCGCGCGACGTTTGGCCAGTTGCTGCCACGGCAGCAGGTTGGCGTGGTGTTCCAGGGCGCTGATGACAATCTCATCGCCCGCATTGAATAAGTGCTCAAGGCCATACGCCAAGAGGTTCAGCGCTGAGGTCGCGCCATGAGTAAAGACTATTTGCCCGGTGTTGCCTGCATTCAACCACTGCGCAACCTTGCTGCGACTGTCCTCGAAGGCTTGGGTCGCATGGGCGCCCGGTAAATGCTGGGCACGGTGCACATTCGCTGCGCCATTGGCGTAGTAATGGCTGATGGCATCCAACAGGGCCTGGGGTTTTTGCGTGGTGGCGGCGTTGTCCAGATAAGTCTGGTCTTGCCGTTGCAGGGTGGCGATGGCCGGAAAATCGGCGCGCCAGGGGGAGGGCACAAGCATGGTGGTCAAGACTCGTATAAGCGAGCCGCGCCCCGGAAGGCGCAGCCCGCTAGTGGCATCGAGTGGCTGCTTAGTTGTGAGCGTGCAGCGCTTCGTTCAGTTCGATGGCCGATTTGTGGGTTTTGCACTCCACGGCACCGGTCTCGGAGTTGCGGCGGAACAGCAGGTCCGGCTGGCCGGCCAGTTCGCGTGCCTTGACCACCTTGACCAGTTGGTTCTGCTCATCCAGCAGCGCGACTTTGGTCCCGGCGGTGACGTACAGGCCCGATTCCACGGTGTTGCGGTCGCCCAACGGGATACCGATACCGGCGTTCGCGCCGATCAGGCAGCCTTCGCCGACCTTGATCACGATGTTGCCGCCGCCCGACAGGGTGCCCATGGTTGAGCAACCGCCGCCCAGGTCCGAGCCCTTGCCGACGAACACACCAGCCGACACGCGGCCTTCGATCATGCCCGGGCCTTCGGTACCGGCGTTGAAGTTGACGAAACCTTCGTGCATGACGGTGGTGCCTTCGCCCACGTAGGCGCCCAGGCGCAGGCGGGCGGCGTCAGCGATACGCACGCCGGCCGGGACCACGTAGTCGGTCATTTTCGGGAACTTGTCCACCGAGAACACTTCCAGCAGGTCGCCACGCAGGCGCGCTTCCAGTTGGCGTTCGGCCAGTTCGCTGATGTCGATCGCGCCCTGGCTGGTCCAGGCCACGTTCGGCAACTGCGGGAACACACCGGCCAGGCTCAGGCCGTGCGGCTTGACCAGGCGATGGGACAGCAGGTGCAGCTTGAGGTAGGCCTCGGGGGTGGAGGTCAGCGCGGCGTCTTCGGCCAGCAGGGTGGCCACCAGCGGTGTGTGGCTTTCCGCCAGGCGGCTCAGCAGCGCAGCCTGGACGGTGTCGACACCTTTAAGGGCGTCAGCCAGTTGCAGCGCTTGGCCCACGGTGAAGGTGATGGCCTGGTTGCCTTCGGTGTACCCGAGGATCGGCGCGATGGCCGCGACGATTTCAGCCGATGGGTTGAGCAGCGGTTGTGCGTAAAACACTTCCAGCCAAGCACCTTGGCGGTTCTGAGTGCCGACGCCGAAGCCCAGGCTGAACAGGGAATTGGACATGCTGTTACCTCTACAAAAATGGAAGGGCTGGCCTACTTGAGGGCCGCCGAATAACTATCTGGCTTGAAGCCAATCAGGGTTCTGTCACCGAGATCAAGCACCGGGCGCTTGATCATCGAAGGTTGCGCGAGCATCAATTCAATGGCTTTCGACTGATCGAGATCGGCTTTGCGTTCGTCTTCGAGTTTGCGAAAGGTGGTGCCCGCACGGTTCAAAACCACCTGCCAACCGTGCTCGTCGCACCATTGGGTCAAGTGTTCGCGGTCGATACCGGCCGTTTTGTAGTCGTGGAACTCATAGCTCACCGCGTGCTCATCGAGCCAGGTGCGCGCCTTTTTCATGGTGTCGCAAGCTTTGATGCCGAAAAGGTGCAACGTTTTGCTTGAAGCGGTCAAGGAATTGCCCCCTTTTAGGATGCTCAAAACGAAAGGTCCGGGATTATGCCACGACCAGCGGGTTTGGGTGCCGGTCGTCCTGCGCTGTGCGACTTTTGTGCAAAAGCCAGCGCGTAACATAGCCGGTTAATATGGCACTTCAACGGCCAGTTGTTGCCTGATGTGTGTCGTTGCAAGTCGATTGTCCGGGAAACCCGCTTTATGCAAACCGCCTACACCGTTCTTATCCTGCTGATGCTGGTCAGCGTTTCGCGTCTGGTCGGGCGTGTTATCCCTTTGCCATTACCCCTGGTGCAGATTGCCGCCGGTGCCTTGCTGGCCTGGCCGACGCTGGGGCTGCATGTAGCACTGGACCCGGAGCTGTTCCTGTTTCTGTTCCTGCCACCGCTGCTGTTCTCCGACGGCTGGCGCATGCCCAAGCGTGAATTGTGGCGCCTGCGTGGGCCGATCCTGACGCTTGCCGTGGGGCTTGTGCTGTTCACGGTGGTCGGTGCCGGTTACTTCATTCATTGGATTTTACCTACGATCCCGTTGCCGGTGGCCTTCGCCCTGGCGGCCGTGTTGTCGCCGACGGATGCCGTGGCGGTGTCGGCCATTTCCCAGAACCGCTTGCCTACGCCGTTGATGCATATGCTCCAGGGCGAAGCCTTGATGAACGATGCGTCGGGCCTGGTGACCTTCAAGTTTGCCTTGGCTGCTGCGTTGACCGGCGTGTTCTCCCTGGCCGATGCCAGCCTGACCTTTGTGTTGGTCGCCGTCGGTGGCCTGGCGGTCGGTGTGGCGTTGAGTTGGCTGGTCGGCCGCTTGCGCGCATGGATGATCGCAAGGGGCTGGGACGATCCGGCGACCCACGTGGTGTTCATGTTGCTGCTGCCGTTTGCGGCCTATGTGCTGGCTGAGCGCTTGGGGGCTTCAGGGATTTTGTCGGCGGTTGCGGCGGGGATGATGCAAAGCTGGCTAGACCTGTTGCCACGCCAGACCAGTACGCGCTTGCTCAATCGCAGCGTGTGGTCGTTGCTGGAGTTTGCCTTCAACGGCTTGATCTTCCTGCTGCTGGGCCTGCAACTGCCGGACATCATCAAGGCTGTGGTGAGCCATGAGGTGACGTTGTGGCCAACGCTGTTCTATCGCTGCCTGGACGTGGTCGCGATTTTCCTGGTGTTGGTGGTGCTGCGTTTTATCTGGGTGCAGAGCATCTGGAGGCTGTCGGGGTTATTGCGTCGCGTGCGTGGGAAAAGCGCGCTGACGCTGGTGCCGACCGCCCGATCCTGCTGGCTGCTGACGGTCGGTGGCGTGCGCGGTGCAGTGACCCTGGCCGGTGTGATGTCGGTGCCTTTGCTGCTGGCGCCAGGCAAGGATTTCCCCGAGCGCGACCTGCTGATCTTTATTGCCGCCGGGGTGATCCTGCTGTCACTGGTGGCCGCCTGTATCGCCTTGCCGCTGCTGTTGCGCGGCATCGAAAAGAGCCCCGATGAAAAACGCCACAAGGAAGTGCGCGAGGCATGGAAAAAGACCGCCGTGGCAGCGATTCACGCGCTGGAAACGGATGAGCCTGCTGAGTCAGAAAGCGCCGACGCCGCCCAGGCGGCACTGGCCACTGAGCTCAAGGCGCGGCTGATGTCGGAATATCGTCATCAGTTGGAGGTGTTCAACGATTCCGCTGAAGCCCAGGCGCTGGCGCTGCAGATGGACTTGCTTGAGCGAAAACTGCGGCTCAAGGCCCTGCGTGCGCAACGGTTGGAGTTGTACAGCCTGAGCCGTCATCACCAGATCGGTGATGACGTTTTGAGGGAGGTGTTGGCGGAATTGGATATGAGTGAGGCGAACCTGGGTCAGGTGAAATGACCCGGTTGCTTACCGACGACGCTGAATGAAATCGCGCATCCGCTGGGCCGCTTCCACGCACTCGGCCAGCGGCGCAACCAGCGCCAGCCGCACACGGCCGGCCCCTGGGTTAAAGCCATCGACTTCTCGCGACAGGTACGAGCCGGGCACCACGGTTACGTGTTCTTCCACGAATAGATCGCGGCAGAACGCGGCATCGTCGCCGTTCACATTCGGCCACAAGTAGAAGCCGCCGTCCGGGCTTTGCACATCCAGCACCGGTTTGAGGATCGCCAGCACGGCGTCGAACTTCTCGCGGTACAGGTCGCGGTTGGCCAGCACGTGGGCTTCGTCCTGCCAGGCGGCGATGCTGGCCAGTTGGGTTTGTACCGGCATCGCGCAGCCGTGGTAGGTGCGGTACAGCAGGAAGGCCTTGAGGATTTCCGCATCGCCGGCCACAAAACCGGAGCGCAGGCCCGGCAAATTCGAGCGTTTGGACAGGCTGTGGAATACCACGCAACGCTTGAAGTCTTGGCGGCCCAGTTCGACACAGGCACTCAACAGGCCCGGCGGCGGGGTTTGTTCGTCGAAGTACAGCTCGCTGTAGCACTCATCGGCGGCGATGACGAAGTCGTATTCGTCGGCCAGGGCGATCAGTTTTTTCAGGGTGTCGACCGGGATCAACGCGCCGGTCGGGTTGCCGGGGGAGCACAGGAACAGGATCTGGCAGCGTTTCCAGATGTCCGGCGTCACGGCGTCGAAGTCCGGGTTGAAGCCGTTCTCGTCCAGGCACGGCAGGTAGTGCGGCTTGGCGCCGGCCAGGAACGCGGCGCCTTCGTAGATCTGGTAGAACGGGTTCGGGCTCACCACCAGGGCATCGTCGCCACGGTTGACCACGGTCTGGGTAAAAGCGAACAGCGCCTCGCGGGTGCCATTGACTGGCAGGATGTTGCGCGCCGGGTCGAGCCAGCCCTTGGGCACGTTGAAACGGCGTTCGCACCAGGCGCCGATGGCCTCGCGCAGGGCCGGGATGCCCAGTGTGGAGGGGTACACCGCCATCTGGTCGAGGTTGTTGCTCAGTGCCTCGGCCACGAAGGTCGGCGATTTGTGCTTGGGTTCGCCGATGGACAGCGCGATCGGGCGTTTGTCCGGGTTCGGCGTGACGCTGCCCAGCAGGGCGCGCAGTTTCTCGAACGGGTAGGGCTGCAGCTGGTTCAGGGCGTTGTTCATCGGTGGATCTCGTGCAAGGCGTTGAAAACTGGGATGAGGTTCAAATCGTCAGGCGTGTGAGCTCGACGCCGGGCTCCTGGGTCACGCTCAGCTGCTGCACGATCGCCGCCTGCAAGCGCAGGCACAGCTCTGGGTCGGACAGCGGCTGGTTGTCGGCATCGGTGAGGAAGAACACGTCTTCCACGCGCTCACCGAGGGTTGCGATCTTGGCGTTCTGCAATGACAGGTCGAACTCCAGGAAGATCCCGCCGATCCGTGCCAGCAAGCCTGGGCGGTCCGGCGCGCTGAGTTCCAGCACCGTTACCGGGCGCTGCGCATCGTTGGAGATGGTCACCTGGGGCGCAAAGGCGAAATGCTTGAGCTGGCGCGGCACCCTGCGCTGGATGATCGTCGGGTAGTCGTCGGGGTTGCGCAGGGCTTCGGTGAGGCCTTCACGGATCTTTTTCACCCGCGCCGGGTTGTCGCC
The genomic region above belongs to Pseudomonas sp. S35 and contains:
- a CDS encoding glycosyltransferase, whose protein sequence is MASRKFGLNLVIVLAIAALFTGFWALINRPVTAPNWPEQISGFSYSPFQQGQFPQKDQYPTDEQMRQDLAIMSKLTDNIRTYSVDGTLGDIPKLAEEFGLRVTLGIWISPDLERNEREIQRAIEIANSSRSVVRVVVGNEALFREEITPEALIVLLDRVRGAVKVPVTTSEQWHIWEKNPQLAKHVDLIAAHILPFWEYIPMDKAGQYVLDRAKDLKKLFPKKPLLLSEVGWPSNGRMRGGNETSPADQAIYLRTLVNKLNRQGYNYFVIEAFDQPWKVSDEGSAGAYWGVFNAARQQKFNFEGPVVAIPQWRVLAIGSVVLALLSLTLLMIDGSALRQRGRTFLTFIAFLCGSVLVWIGYDYSQQYSTWFSVTVGILLALGALGVFIVLLTEAHELAEAVWTHKRRREFLPVEGDSHYRPKVSIHVPCYNEPPDMVKQTLDALAALDYPDYEVLIIDNNTKDPAVWEPVRDYCETLGPRFKFFHVAPLAGFKGGALNYLIPHTAKDAEVIAVIDSDYCVSPNWLKHMVPHFADPKIAVVQSPQDYRDQNESTFKKLCYAEYKGFFHIGMVTRNDRDAIIQHGTMTMTRRSVLEELGWADWCICEDAELGLRVFEKGLSAAYYHDSYGKGLMPDTFIDFKKQRFRWAYGAIQIIKRHTASLLRGKDTELTRGQRYHFLAGWLPWVADGMNIFFTVGALLWSAAMIIVPTRVDPPLLIFAIPPLALFVFKVGKIIFLYRRAVGVNLKDAFCAALAGLALSHTIAKAVLYGFFTTSIPFFRTPKNADNHGFWVAISEAREEMFIMLLLWGAALGIFLVQGLPSNDIRFWVVMLLVQSLPYVAALIMAFLSSLPKPAAAPEPAPAA
- the tcdA gene encoding tRNA cyclic N6-threonylcarbamoyladenosine(37) synthase TcdA → MVMSTEDPRFAGVARLYGIEGLERLKAAHVAIVGVGGVGSWAAEAIARCGVGEISLFDLDDVCVSNSNRQLHALDSTVGKPKVEVMAERLRSINPDCTVHAVADFVTRDTMAEYITPNIDCVIDCIDAVNAKAALIAWCKRRKIQIITTGGAGGQIDPTLIQVCDLNRTFNDPLASKVRSTLRRDYGFSRTVTRHYSVPCVFSTEQLRYPKPDGSICLQKSFVGDGVKLDCAGGFGAVIMVTATFGMVAATKAVDKIVAGVRRPSERVKPA
- a CDS encoding SufE family protein, whose protein sequence is MSLPVDAAAALEAFQAVGSWEQRARMLMQWGERLPVLADDEKVDANLVQGCESLVWLVGRLQDGHWQFAASSDARMIRGLVALLLARVNGLSAAQLQAVDLPDWFNQLGLSRQLSPSRSNGLNAVLQRMRHLSHTQN
- a CDS encoding cysteine desulfurase, producing the protein MLVPSPWRADFPAIATLQRQDQTYLDNAATTQKPQALLDAISHYYANGAANVHRAQHLPGAHATQAFEDSRSKVAQWLNAGNTGQIVFTHGATSALNLLAYGLEHLFNAGDEIVISALEHHANLLPWQQLAKRRALTLLVLPLGDDGVIDLRAAAELIGPRTRLLAVSQLSNVLGAWQPLHALLALAQPHGALTVIDGAQGIVHGRHDVQALGCDFYVFSSHKLYGPDGVGVLYGRNEALHHLRHWQFGGEMVQQADYHSASFRPAPLGFEAGTPPIASVIGLGASLDYLSSLDQQAVIAHEAALHDYLLRGLKARNGVHVLGAPQVALVSFVVEGVHNADLAHLLTEQGIAVRAGHHCAMPLLKAMQLSGAIRVSLALYNDSDDLERFFDALDQALDMLR
- the dapD gene encoding 2,3,4,5-tetrahydropyridine-2,6-dicarboxylate N-succinyltransferase; this encodes MSNSLFSLGFGVGTQNRQGAWLEVFYAQPLLNPSAEIVAAIAPILGYTEGNQAITFTVGQALQLADALKGVDTVQAALLSRLAESHTPLVATLLAEDAALTSTPEAYLKLHLLSHRLVKPHGLSLAGVFPQLPNVAWTSQGAIDISELAERQLEARLRGDLLEVFSVDKFPKMTDYVVPAGVRIADAARLRLGAYVGEGTTVMHEGFVNFNAGTEGPGMIEGRVSAGVFVGKGSDLGGGCSTMGTLSGGGNIVIKVGEGCLIGANAGIGIPLGDRNTVESGLYVTAGTKVALLDEQNQLVKVVKARELAGQPDLLFRRNSETGAVECKTHKSAIELNEALHAHN
- a CDS encoding ArsC family reductase, with amino-acid sequence MTASSKTLHLFGIKACDTMKKARTWLDEHAVSYEFHDYKTAGIDREHLTQWCDEHGWQVVLNRAGTTFRKLEDERKADLDQSKAIELMLAQPSMIKRPVLDLGDRTLIGFKPDSYSAALK
- a CDS encoding Na+/H+ antiporter, which codes for MQTAYTVLILLMLVSVSRLVGRVIPLPLPLVQIAAGALLAWPTLGLHVALDPELFLFLFLPPLLFSDGWRMPKRELWRLRGPILTLAVGLVLFTVVGAGYFIHWILPTIPLPVAFALAAVLSPTDAVAVSAISQNRLPTPLMHMLQGEALMNDASGLVTFKFALAAALTGVFSLADASLTFVLVAVGGLAVGVALSWLVGRLRAWMIARGWDDPATHVVFMLLLPFAAYVLAERLGASGILSAVAAGMMQSWLDLLPRQTSTRLLNRSVWSLLEFAFNGLIFLLLGLQLPDIIKAVVSHEVTLWPTLFYRCLDVVAIFLVLVVLRFIWVQSIWRLSGLLRRVRGKSALTLVPTARSCWLLTVGGVRGAVTLAGVMSVPLLLAPGKDFPERDLLIFIAAGVILLSLVAACIALPLLLRGIEKSPDEKRHKEVREAWKKTAVAAIHALETDEPAESESADAAQAALATELKARLMSEYRHQLEVFNDSAEAQALALQMDLLERKLRLKALRAQRLELYSLSRHHQIGDDVLREVLAELDMSEANLGQVK
- the dapC gene encoding succinyldiaminopimelate transaminase, which encodes MNNALNQLQPYPFEKLRALLGSVTPNPDKRPIALSIGEPKHKSPTFVAEALSNNLDQMAVYPSTLGIPALREAIGAWCERRFNVPKGWLDPARNILPVNGTREALFAFTQTVVNRGDDALVVSPNPFYQIYEGAAFLAGAKPHYLPCLDENGFNPDFDAVTPDIWKRCQILFLCSPGNPTGALIPVDTLKKLIALADEYDFVIAADECYSELYFDEQTPPPGLLSACVELGRQDFKRCVVFHSLSKRSNLPGLRSGFVAGDAEILKAFLLYRTYHGCAMPVQTQLASIAAWQDEAHVLANRDLYREKFDAVLAILKPVLDVQSPDGGFYLWPNVNGDDAAFCRDLFVEEHVTVVPGSYLSREVDGFNPGAGRVRLALVAPLAECVEAAQRMRDFIQRRR